DNA sequence from the Uloborus diversus isolate 005 chromosome 1, Udiv.v.3.1, whole genome shotgun sequence genome:
CATATAATTTATACTCATGAAGGATTCAACAACTTTGGTTTTTAGACAAAACTTAGATGAAAGCATTTAATTCATAACTTGCAAAAGAAGAGCAGAGAAACACagattaacaataaaaattaaggGAGACAAAAAATGATTGAACAATTAACAGATTACAAAAACAacctttcaaaatcaaaatgagTGAATCTTTCAAGAATACCATACAAAAAAATAGACTATTAGATTTTGTGATAATATAGGTTTTATCTAAGGCTCTTTGTTCAATAttaaaattcagaatttaaaattcatacaaaatataatacataatacttttttgtgaataaattattttaaacgttaATTTAAAACCAATTACCTGTATTAACActtgtaaataaaatgaattcaatgCTACCTAATTTGCttcctaaaaaaatattacaaaaaatttgataaaattttatttcttcattcctAACATGTCCTTCTCTCTCTCAGATTTGTCTACAATTCTTTCCATGTCCTTCCTTCTATCTTCATGTTATGTGAAGACAACTTATGCACATGCAGTTGAttgtaaaaacagaaaatgaattttataaattttagttattttttccacAACATAAAACTAAAtaacgattcttttttttttctaagttaaataatatttatagTGTAcgctagcattcccgtacccggcattacTCGGGTAATGAAATtagctggggttaacagtgcctggtgcacctagtttcgaaaaccccctgtaataaaaattacttatcttaatatataaaaatcttctgtgcagaCGTTTGTcatcataaggcttttaaacgggaccaattttgatcaaattttttgggtgcaagcatggtttcgaagggcgatggatcaaatcggaaacgtttttgttaattaattaattaatttaatcacTGGATGGTTAcacctcccaaatgattaatatttattttaacctattgttgagcgagaactgaaataaatatttaacctgttgccaaaggacaataagaaagccagttctgctttttgtaatgaaatttccttcatttcttgaaagcaacgattttaggtctcgagatatattttaaagtaaagtactggtaaAGTcaagttcacgcaaaacgtgtgttctgtcgtcgtagttgaaccatgtgaccggatcggtgctttagattttcctaaccaaatgatcagaaagtaccgtccgcacttagcaacatttgtttctcggctgaagtccatctgagttttggcaccaatgtcaagaatacgttAAGGATTacctaactaatcagtacattattaaaagaaaagatgatggaatttaaagatgaaacaaattttattttcgtccagatataTTACAATAGGATAGTTCTGTACacgaaagatcagtgcagtgggagATCTTGATccttggtggaaagaacaaattaggcaatatatgaagtttaaaaagttttcgttcaaaagatcggagcgctaatcggtcggagttggcttcgctcactgatcggctggattacagtaacgtggtggcttggcgactttggctgtaaacaatagttgtgtgatcatttgtttacattttaaagctactgttaatgaaaTTCATTGAATATTTGGTTTATTTGGTGAATAATTTccaattgcaaagaattgtttttcgtttttaaagagtttttagtaattttagttaaagaatgtttattttacatcgggagggggggggagggatgagtgattttcgcttattcagagaactgtttttatctttatcatttttttatacgatatctttttcattgttttattctttttcatatgggggatgttgcaacgggatttcccgtttgttctagatgggtagttagttttttacacttaatatctgaggacgccttttatcctttgagtatggctgaaagaacaaaccatcaagtacgagagaaaaaatagttaataaaacaactcctcaatgggcattagataaatcaagttgtaataaatatacgcattctgacaccaagcagcttaaaaccttttctttttacttatttttttcaacaaaacggttcaaacacttgatagtttattgaattttttttacttttcaatttacaaagtttgagcaGAACAAcctctgtcgggtcctctagttacctataatttttcctaattttgggaggatcccggggtccctagactccttatatatatgcccttgtccttaaccgatctttaactgttattaacgattcttttaaagtattgattatctttgcaaacacagaccatccacattttattgttacacctatgtttaagcaaaaacttctttgtatacaacatttttagtttttttttcctggtgctataacattggccgtgtgaaaaaaagtcttctcttaaatcaaTCCCTGCtaattttaatgtctgtccttgtgacttattaatagttattgcaaagcaaactttaacaggaaactgcactcttctaacttcaaaaggatagtccccctgtaatgatgttcttaaaaacttcgtttctagttttgaaaaaatgaaagcaaaagacagaaacattatgatttgacttgagaaaagcctcgaagaatcacgtgagaaacaaaaacaatatcaaatttatagttccctatcgaccaaaagttgagatgaagtactaaataatgatttgaatggaggaaagccttcgaaaataagggatttgaatttcaatgacaggttttaatttcgcagaaattaagaggttttaattaatttctcccgaactaattgagatttcaaaaaatcctttcttagtggttactttcgtaatcatgcggacatgcctgccaaatttcaagtctgaagcttcagcggtttcggctgtgcgttgatatatatatatatatatatatatatgtgtgttatctcaggacattgatttttatatattaagataaactaggtttttatgaataaaaaaaaatattttgcttcaattacagcattttacaaaacatttttctgcaaaaTGTTTTGGATTgcaattctattttaattaacatGTTCATAACAAAGACTTTTTTAGCAGCAGGTTACCACCCCTGAGCCAGGCCTAAGGCAAAACAGGACTACATGCAATTtaccagacagcctggttatcacatccagagactgtagtttcttTCTTGGTagagctcatcagtctggaatagggaataaccgagctggaggcaggtgtcatttcattgaagctgagagagcccacaaactggtagataatgtAATTTTTATCTCACCAGCAAGTGTAAGCTATGTCTAAGTACTATTGTAGAGAAAGAAGTTTTTGATTACATGTGTTAGTAAAATTTACGTATGATTGATTATGCCAAATTCGATTCTGTCACAGTCACACTGGAGATTAATCAAGAATAGATGATGCACAACttttaatctgaaaatttaaATGGGAGATTGGTATACCAATCAATGGTTAAACAAgtagtaaaaaatttctaaaatataccTTAAGTATTTGACAGgacttttatgaattttaaatgtaGAATGTGATACATATCTTAACACTCCAAAGAAAAAATTGGATTACCAAGTACGATAGGTCCTGTACtacaatttttataaatattaatttgagtGTATTTATTTCAGGAGTAATTAAGAATGTCATCAAAAGAGCATCCTACCTTTAACATCAGACTCTTTTTTCAAATCAGCATCATCATTCTTATGCTTCTTTTTAGGTCTATGTGTTCTTACGTCTCTTCTCCCATCACCTTCATCTTCACTGTCCGAAAATTCTTCTTCACATGCTATTCTTTTCTCAGAAGCTCGAATACTAATTCGTTCATCCGgattttctttctcttcatccTCACTTTCATTATCAATCCCATCTTCAGGTATGGCTGAAACAttacatgaattattttttatttacagtatATTTTTAGATTGTTGCAattgaaaaaactagtatgttgtggccagggttcgccgatatatataaCAATTGATAAATATCATGACATACAGTGGTCGCCACTTATATGAATCGTGTTTGTTCTCAACAGTTTCGATTATATAAAACGGCcgattcaataaagtggctatTTCAATAACActgattttgttctgtttttggcaaTTGGATTCATTAAAGcgattgattcaattaaccaccaATTCAATTGACCGGTGTTCACTGTAttagtaaaatatgaaaaagaatatcATTTCACGAAAAGGCTTCTTcacaaagaattttaagaaaaagactTCAATTATTGTGATGCTGAAAATGTTTGTGGGAAATAATTGTGTACATTTGATACTGTTAATACtggattttgttgtttttgaggatttgattcattaaagtggttgattcaattgaacacttactcaatTTCCCGCGCTCACTGTAttggatatttattttgaaagtatcatgatattttgattatTTCGATATTCATTTTTTGAACTACGGTAAAGCAATATAAGAATTATGTATATCAATCACTAGCTGTATctgcacggcgatgcccgtgctaataATTCAAAGGAAGCccgttgagtaaaaaaaaaatccacgcccctcCCCCGTTTTTGCATCAAGTTCCAAGTTCGCCGCCTACGacgactgtttaaaaaaaaattggcagcgggattaattaatcaatttttatctttttcaaattttctacaCCTGATTCCAGTtgcgttttgtgtcattcacctttttacacTGAAATTGCCGTCTTCTGCGGCTATCTAACTAtaatatctccaattttttttaatccatagaTACAGCGAAACGTCCAAGTGGAAGCAACCGTGCTACGGTAACTCACCCAATTAGTGCGCAAAACGAATACTGGCCAATAAGCAcgatacatctaggacaaaatGGAAATCTCATATCTTGTACGAAAAAGGATTTCACttcccagcagaaaaacaacacaattaaaaaacatgGTATATTTAGGACAAAAACGAAATCCCACACCCTGTATGAAAAATTTGACTAAAAAAAGCTATAGTttgagaaaagggggaaaaaaaacttgaataacaGAAATTATCCAACATTGTTTAGCACAGAAATATTCTCAGAATATTAAAGAAAAGTCTAAAGAATATAACCCCTGATTCAATATgaactcaaaatagcaataaaataggaattttttgatgcgttaaaatgcacaaaaaatctTACTCAAGGTATATCACAAAGAAGAGATAAGTGTTGGAATcaagacaaaaaatttaaaaaactgtaaataaTGTTATTAAAACTTACGTTGCATTTGTACACCAGGAGCATGGGGAAGCATCCTTAAGTTTTCAAATAATCTTGTcctgaaaggggaaaaaaaaggaataaatcaTGAACACAAATGCAAGAATAATGATAAGTTAAGACTCTGAGCTCAGCCAGGCTTGTCCTAGTTTACTTAACTTACATCCAATGAGGATCAAAATccctcttaaaactattcacTGTTGAAGTAGTTATTTTTATAAATCCAAATAACAGAACCATCTGACCACTCTGATTCTTCTTTTGCACAAAACTATCgcaaaattgattaaaattggtTCTTGTCTCTGTAACCCTATCTTCTCCAGGCCAGCAGTCTTTGGAGTGGAGACAGGAGCCGTTGGAATAGAGGCATTCAGAAGAAGCTGTTCTTTTGAGACTCACCCCTATAGACCTTTATgtgcaaaaaatattcaagtttatACCAGTGATGCACAACCTATGGTCCGCGAGTGGCTCGTCGTTTTGCTCAATGTTATGAATCAAAAAGCACGATTAGTGacaatgttccaaatttggagccaaatactCAGAAATTGGTTTCCAAAAACTACACCTTTAATAAAAGAAGCATCAAGTAATTGATAACAACGATTACTTGAATATTAATCATGCATGGGCAAATGACATAACATAAATGAAAATGCATGGGAAACTGACATAACACATTTGAACTGAAAACCAGTTACAATAAAGTCAAGTTTAATTACCTGATTTTTTCAAGATATTCTGGAGTATTCTGGTTAGCCATGTTGGAAGGACTGATATGAAGTTTAAAATCTGGTCCAAAGTATTCAAAATAATCATTGTAAGGcagttctagaaaaaaaaaaagttccacaaATGATATTTCACTATTTATATTAAATTACACAAATTCAGTACCATTAAacacattttatgaattatatgcacctgagagagagagagagagagagagagaaaaaaacattttattaaagttAATGTATAAACAAAACCTAATATGAAATGTATACATTTTATAAGTTAAACTTACCATTCGCAACATCAGAATTAAGAGCAACAGAAGTTTCGTGTGTCCAACACCTGGCAACATTTCTGATAGTATACCCGCCTCCTCCCAACAACAATAGAGGAAGattgtattttttaacaaattcaaCACACTTTCCATGACCTTTCAAGGTGAGATTAAAACATCCCAAACGATCTCCGGACAAAGAATCAGCACCACATTGCAAAACAATTGCACTTGGTTGGTACATTTCCATAACTTTTGAtattaactggaaaaaaaaaaaaaaaaaaaaacagggtattAAGTGCAATAAGACAAAATCATACAGTATTAAGGAAAAGTAatgaatatttacatttcatagGACATACTAATGTTAGACAATGcaattaacataaaaaactttttcgcactttatttaaaaataaaataaaaacagttagTAAATACTAATAATTTAGCAACAACTGaaattatgccccccccccctcccccaaaaaacaCAAACAGCAGATTTTACTTCAGAAAACAGTGGAGAAACTAAATTGTAccctgaaaatattttaagacatCTCTTTTCATAACTTTTAATTAAGTTGAAAGATGTAATATCACTTTCCAACAaaccttaagaaaaaaaataagtaaaatcaagagaaacattaaaaataaacgcGTCACACGCAAAAGCTTCCGacgaattgatttaatttttttaaattctttttttttctaatgcacaGCAAACGAagcaaaaaatgttcacatgGAAATTAACTCATTGTTAAAGTAACGAATTAGAATGCAGcaacattacaaaaaataaaaagaaaattttagtgatattcagaataaaagcaacaattaaCTAAAGTTCTAGTTGTAGAAGCAAAGCTCTTTACAATCACATGATCACGAAAATGCAGCCAATACAACAACTGCtacaagagttttaaaaaaaaaatcggtcataaccatttttatttgcaaaaaatgcGGCAAAACGTTTTTCATTTAACCGCTGATAATACAATTTTAAGTTATACCTGATTATATATGGTATTGAACAATAAAGAATATTTGCAGTGTTGCATTGAAAGTGCCACTGCTAGAAAATCACTGACCCTACTCGCGATAAAAAGCAGATGTGTTGCCATTGTAAAATTGATAATGTCAGCAAGTGGGTCAAAGTGAATGAATCACCATATAAACTTTTCATGGTTGATCATGAATTTGCCTTGGTTTTTCCAGTGCTACTTCATAAATTTCTGAGAACTCCTGGTCGGCAGAGTGAGTGGCAAATGCATtcgtaaatatttgaatttactCATTACCGGTTGAAATATGCCTTGCTCATATGATTCATCATCAATTCCATCTCGTAGAGGAAAATTGACAGCATAATATTTTCCTTTGCCTGCTCCaatatcctgaaaaaaaaaaagtacacctTAGttgtattttagaatttaaaagtgGCCTAAAAACAAATCATGCAAACTAGCAGACTTTGTTAAAATGAACAATTAAGGGAATGTAccttgaattaaatttaaaataacttttagccAATATgctgaaatgaaattacaaagaaaaattaactttcttttagTTTGAGGTTCTAAAACATCAGTGATAATCTCAACAAGCAAGTACAATAAGCTTCTGATTATCGGAGGGAAGCTTATCCGCAGCCTTTCAGTCtttcaagaaaactttttttttccttggtgaTGATTAAATAAAAGTAGATAAATGCTCATTTTAACAAAACAAGTGCAGaatttatttttagacattcctttATATTTTGCTCCCCACCCCTACAATGACATCAGATCTTTTAAGGTCACCTCGGGAATTTACTATAAAATGAATCATTTTCGGTCAACTTCTTttgctatatatttttaaataattatcaagTTTTTGCAGGGTatcagaaattctttaaattctaTGCACTACAAACATTTTTCAGAAAGTTATTATTTCCCTCAGATTGGTAGAAGAACAAAACTATACTTAATGGAGTTATaagagtcaaagaaaaaaaattttttttttttttttgaacaaatgcTAGTTTTGTGAACCCTGCTTTCAGTTCACAAATATTTCTATCCATAAATACAAACTCATTACCAAAATCAACTTTTAATTGATGACAATAAATTAATTTACTGTGAACAAGTGAAATCCTGCACAGGTAAAatatgcaatgaaaaaaatatataattatttcacgaagcttcatttttcaaaaatgttgacCTATTTTGACTATAGGGTACAGGCAAATCGAGTTAAACGATtaatgtttc
Encoded proteins:
- the LOC129225420 gene encoding histone deacetylase 2-like — protein: MTAPHSKKRVCYYYDGDIGNYYYGQGHPMKPHRIRMTHNLILNYGLYRKMEIYRPHKATQEEMTKYHSDDYVRFLRSIRPDNMSEYNKQMQRFNVGEDCPVFDGLYEFCQLSTGGSVAGAVKLNKQAAEIAVNWAGGLHHAKKSEASGFCYVNDIVLAILELLKYHQRVLYIDIDIHHGDGVEEAFYTTDRVMTVSFHKYGEYFPGTGDLRDIGAGKGKYYAVNFPLRDGIDDESYEQGIFQPLISKVMEMYQPSAIVLQCGADSLSGDRLGCFNLTLKGHGKCVEFVKKYNLPLLLLGGGGYTIRNVARCWTHETSVALNSDVANELPYNDYFEYFGPDFKLHISPSNMANQNTPEYLEKIRTRLFENLRMLPHAPGVQMQPIPEDGIDNESEDEEKENPDERISIRASEKRIACEEEFSDSEDEGDGRRDVRTHRPKKKHKNDDADLKKESDVKAEKEDRKSDASQNDSKGNA